The region GGAGAGGGTTTGGGGTGGTCGGCGTTTGGAAACGTTGTATGGACGTCAGTTGCCGAAGGAAGGCACGCCGTATGGGGAGAGTTGGGAGATTTGTGATCGGGTCGAGGCGCAGAGTGAAGTGGCGGAAGGGCCGTTGCAGGGGTGGAGTTTGCACGATTTGTGGATGAGGTCGCGCGTGGAGGTTTTTGGGGAGAAGTTTGCGAATCACAAGGCGGAGCGGTTTCCGCTGTTGTTGAAAATTTTAGATGCTTCGGAGGATCTGTCGATTCAGGTGCACCCGAATGACGGCAATGCGGAGCTGGTGAGTGGTGAGGCGAAGAGCGAAGCGTGGTTTGTGGCGAAGGCGGACTCGGGGTCGAAATTGTATGCAGGATTGGCGGAAGGGGTGACTCGCGAAGGGTTTGAGAAGGCGATGGGCGACGGATCGCTGGCTGCGCAGGTGCAGGTGCACGAGGCTGTGGATGGTGGTTGTGTGGCGATCGCCGGTGGCGTGATGCATGCGATTGGGGCGGGGTTGGTAATTTTTGAGATTCAGCAGAACAGCGACACGACGTATCGGGGGTTCGACTGGAACCGGGTGGGGTTGGATGGGAAACCGCGCGAGCTGCATCAGGAGGCGGCCATGAAGGTGACCGATTTTGAGGGGGGGCCGGTGAAGTGGCAGCGTCAGGTGGGGTCGCGGATTTTGGACTGGGAGTATTTTAAGCTGGACCGGTTTTCGGTGAGCAAGTTTGAGGAGCGCCGGGCACCGGGGTTTGGGGAGTTTGTGATCGGAGCGGTGGTGTCGGGCGAGATCTCATTTGATGAAACGACGCTGCGAGCGGGAGATTTTTTCCTGGTGCCAGCCCTGGCGCGGGGAGAAGCGAGGCGGTTGCGCGGGGAGTCGGCTTCGGCGGAGATCCTGTGGGTAAGTCTTTGAAAGGATGAAGGATGAAGGAGGAGGGATGAAGGAGGAGGGATGAAGGAGGAGGGATGAAGGAAGGGAGCTGCGGAGATTTTTTCTGGATTGAATGCTGGAAAGGGGCGGGGAGTTCCGTTTATCGTGGTCTGATGAAACACGTTTCTTTTATTGTTGCTGTCGGTGCTTTGGCGTTTGGGTTGGGTGGAGCCCAGGCGGAGGAGGGGAAGGCGATCTTTAATGGCAAGGACCTCAGTGGCTGGGAAGGCAGCGCGGATTTGTGGTCGGTGGAAGATGGGGCGATCACCGGCAAAACGAAACCAAGCGAGGCGGATCCGAAAAAAGGTCACATCAAACACAACACGTTCCTCATCTGGCGCGATGGCAAGGTGGGCGATTTCGAACTGACGTTTAAATACCGCATGGTGGGGGGAAACAGCGGATTGCAGTATCGCAGCAAGGAGCTTGAAGCCGGGGAGTCGGGGCCGGTGATGAGTGGTTACCAGGCGGATTTTGAAGCGGGCACGAAATACAGCGGGATTTTGTATGAAGAAAAAGGGCGCGGGATCTTGGCGGAACGTGGTCAGCAAACGGTGATCAAACCACAGGAAAAGGATGCGGCGAATCCAAAGAGCAAGCCGTTCAAGGTGGAAGTGACGGGTTCAGTGGGTGATTCGGCGGCGATTCAAGCGGCGATCAAGTCGGAAGACTGGAATGAGTATAAGATTGTCGCCAAGGGCAATCATGTGCAGCATTTTATCAATGGACTGAAGACGGCGGAGGTGACCG is a window of Phragmitibacter flavus DNA encoding:
- a CDS encoding 3-keto-disaccharide hydrolase, producing the protein MKHVSFIVAVGALAFGLGGAQAEEGKAIFNGKDLSGWEGSADLWSVEDGAITGKTKPSEADPKKGHIKHNTFLIWRDGKVGDFELTFKYRMVGGNSGLQYRSKELEAGESGPVMSGYQADFEAGTKYSGILYEEKGRGILAERGQQTVIKPQEKDAANPKSKPFKVEVTGSVGDSAAIQAAIKSEDWNEYKIVAKGNHVQHFINGLKTAEVTDEDAGNAPKEGLLGFQIHVGPPMVVQFKDVILKETK
- a CDS encoding type I phosphomannose isomerase catalytic subunit, whose amino-acid sequence is MLSIDWSVLRFVPVYQERVWGGRRLETLYGRQLPKEGTPYGESWEICDRVEAQSEVAEGPLQGWSLHDLWMRSRVEVFGEKFANHKAERFPLLLKILDASEDLSIQVHPNDGNAELVSGEAKSEAWFVAKADSGSKLYAGLAEGVTREGFEKAMGDGSLAAQVQVHEAVDGGCVAIAGGVMHAIGAGLVIFEIQQNSDTTYRGFDWNRVGLDGKPRELHQEAAMKVTDFEGGPVKWQRQVGSRILDWEYFKLDRFSVSKFEERRAPGFGEFVIGAVVSGEISFDETTLRAGDFFLVPALARGEARRLRGESASAEILWVSL